One region of Carassius gibelio isolate Cgi1373 ecotype wild population from Czech Republic chromosome A1, carGib1.2-hapl.c, whole genome shotgun sequence genomic DNA includes:
- the LOC127933787 gene encoding GTPase IMAP family member 8: MDEDLRIVLLGKTRSGKSSTGNTILGRDVFRVSNYAGPTTTHCLQERTRTGANQISVIDTPGLFHTAMSEKHLKTEIQKSLQMSAPGPHVFLLVIRLGRFTDEEKNTVEWIQENFGEDVKRFTMVLFTGADHLNKPLEDFLQEHHELQKLVADFEGRYHAFSNVENNDQTQVRELLEKINHSIVETNQGYYTTEMFKKTRRKTFMITFLKIIGVLTLTYVLYKKGRFWQRVTHICNSAVKI, from the exons A TGGATGAAGATCTGCGGATTGTTCTGCTGGGTAAAACTAGATCAGGGAAGAGTTCGACAGGAAACACTATACTGGGTCGAGATGTGTTCAGAGTCAGTAACTATGCTGGGCCTACAACCACACACTGTTTACAAGAAAGAACGAGGACCGGAGCAAATCAGATCTCCGTGATCGACACACCTGGACTGTTTCACACAGCCATGAGTGAAAAACACCTGAAGACTGAGATCCAGAAGAGTTTGCAGATGTCTGCTCCTGGTCCTCATGTGTTTCTGCTGGTCATCAGACTCGGGAGATTCACAGACGAGGAGAAAAACACAGTCGAGTGGATTCAGGAGAACTTTGGAGAAGATGTTAAGAGATTCACCATGGTGCTGTTCACAGGAGCCGATCACTTGAACAAACCTTTAGAAGACTTTCTGCAGGAACACCACGAGCTGCAGAAGTTAGTGGCTGATTTTGAGGGAAGGTATCATGCCTTCAGTAACGTGGAGAACAACGATCAAACTCAAGTCCGTGAACTGCTGGAGAAAATCAACCACTCAATAGTTGAGACGAATCAAGGATACTACACCACTGAGATGTTCAAGAAGACTCGGAGGAAGACATTCATGATAACATTTCTAAAGATCATTGGCGTTTTAACATTAACATATGTATTGTATAAAAAAGGGAGATTCTGGCAGAGAGTGACACATATATGTAACAGTGCTGTTAAAATCTGa
- the LOC128026237 gene encoding CD209 antigen, with the protein MELVSVHLNDNKETCSKYNEMGLDRDEEMYANKDQKLRQTEERARNRGLAVGSKCVVLSTVCFGFICILLVVAIVVLSLHIKVNAEREEQATHMLQCSLRDQTEKDQLRISFNSLSQKNLELETRVSDLTAEKSELQINLNSISQKTLELETRVNDLIAEKSQLQTSFNCSSQKKLELETRVNDLTTKKGQLETRVKDLTAEKSQLQSNLNSLSQKKLELETRVKDLTADKIQLQTNFNSSSQKKLELETRVNDLTTKKGQLETRVKDLTAEKSQLQSNLNSLSQKKLELETRVKDLTADKIGLQTNFNSSSQKKLELETRVNDLTTKKGQLETRVKDLTAEKSQLQSNLNSLSQKKLELETRVKDLTADKIGLQTNFNSSSQKKLELETRVNDLTTKKGQLETRVKDLTAEKSQLQSNLNSLSQKKLELETRVKYLTAEKSQLESNFSSLSQKNLELKSRVRSMSEDESKKFCFFMSTELSWSDSRQYCRDRGADLVIINTEEKQRFISSLVSERVWIGLSDTEKEGVMKWVDNSTLKQGFWLKGQPNNQNENQNCIELNYDRGKTGWTPLNSWNDFACSDKKKGFCEKQGSSHT; encoded by the exons GAGGTTTGGCAGTAGGAAGTAAGTGTGTTGTGTTGAGCACTGTGTGCTTTGGCTTCATATGCATTTTGCTGGTGGTTGCCATTGTAGTATTGAGCTTGCATATCAAGGTCAATGCAGAGAGAGAAGAACAAGCTACACACATGTTACAATGCAGTTTAAGAGATCAAACGGAGAAAGACCAGTTACGAATCAGCTTCAACTCTTTGAGTCAGAAGAACCTGGAGCTGGAGACCAGAGTCAGTGATCTCACTGCCGAGAAAAGCGAATTACAGATCAACCTCAACTCTATAAGCCAGAAGACACTGGAGTTAGAGACCAGAGTCAATGATCTCATTGCTGAGAAAAGCCAGTTACAGACCAGCTTCAACTGTTCGAGTCAGAAGAAACTGGAGCTAGAGACCAGAGTCAATGATCTTACTACTAAGAAAGGCCAGTTGGAGACCAGAGTCAAAGATCTCACTGCTGAGAAAAGCCAATTACAGAGCAACCTCAACTCCCTAAGTCAGAAGAAACTGGAGCTGGAGACTAGAGTCAAAGATCTCACTGCTGATAAAATCCAGTTACAAACCAACTTCAACTCTTCGAGTCAGAAGAAACTGGAGCTGGAGACCAGAGTCAATGATCTTACTACTAAGAAAGGCCAGTTGGAGACCAGAGTCAAAGATCTCACTGCTGAGAAAAGCCAATTACAGAGCAACCTCAACTCTCTAAGTCAGAAGAAACTGGAGCTGGAGACTAGAGTCAAAGATCTCACTGCTGATAAAATAGGGTTACAAACCAACTTCAACTCTTCGAGTCAGAAGAAACTGGAGCTAGAGACCAGAGTCAATGATCTTACTACTAAGAAAGGCCAGTTGGAGACCAGAGTCAAAGATCTCACTGCTGAGAAAAGCCAATTACAGAGCAACCTCAACTCTCTAAGTCAGAAGAAACTGGAGTTGGAGACTAGAGTCAAAGATCTCACTGCTGATAAAATAGGGTTACAAACCAACTTCAACTCTTCGAGTCAGAAGAAACTGGAGCTAGAGACCAGAGTCAATGATCTTACTACTAAGAAAGGCCAGTTGGAGACCAGAGTCAAAGATCTCACTGCTGAGAAAAGCCAATTACAGAGCAACCTCAACTCTCTAAGTCAGAAGAAACTGGAGTTGGAGACCAGAGTCAAATATCTCACTGCTGAGAAAAGCCAGTTAGAGAGCAACTTCAGCTCTCTGAGTCAGAAGAACCTGGAGTTGAAGAGCAGAGTCAGGTCTATGAGTGAAGATGAGTCAAAAAAAT tttgtttcttcatgtccACTGAGTTGAGCTGGTCTGACAGCAGACAGTACTGCAGGGATCGTGGAGCTGATCTGGTCATTATCAACACTGAAGAGAAGCAG AGGTTCATATCTTCATTAGTCAGTGAGAGAGTGTGGATTGGTTTGTCTGATACAGAGAAGGAGGGCGTCATGAAATGGGTGGATAATTCAACACTGAAACAAGG gttttggcTCAAAGGTCAGCCAAATAACCAGAATGAAAATCAGAACTGTATTGAACTGAATTATGATAGAGGGAAGACAGGATGGACACCGCTTAACAGCTGGAATGATTTTGCATGCTCAGATAAGAAGAAAGGGTTTTGTGAGAAACAGGGTTCATCCCacacataa